Proteins found in one Nitratiruptor sp. SB155-2 genomic segment:
- a CDS encoding PAS domain-containing sensor histidine kinase, whose product MKIVAIVHHPQILQSYFMECHCEYIFVTHEEFQKLPTLEADVIFLDEDPKIAHSFRNIHTVFIGKKDADQLYEAYRYGVRHFIALEDLPDRLPKLLHYLKSEIAAKKEAQHKIFMLKQYQKAIDSSNILSKTDINGIITYVNEEFCKISGYSKSELVGSNHNIVRHPDVPKSKFKEFWDTILAKRIWKGTVKNLDKYGNTFYVNTTVIPILDQKGEIAEFVAIRYDVTESVKLQERLQRKERELALLNKELERRVEEKTKELRVLNATLEKRVEEEVEKNREKDRLMFQQARFASMGEMMANIAHQWRQPLMELGLLLYKMVYAKENEKQACYEKGKKLLSQMSQTIHDFQNFFRPNKKKELFDPNEAILQAVSILEGSIKKKDIQLDLDMEKNLVCYGYENEFSQVILNILSNAIEAFDGQKEKRIAIKSQTVNDFVEIEIRDNAGGIKEEYLDKIFEPYFTTKKSKKGTGLGLYMSKMIIEESMEGGLFVQNKQEGASFMIRLKKEKNGL is encoded by the coding sequence ATGAAGATAGTAGCCATTGTTCATCACCCACAAATATTACAATCCTATTTTATGGAGTGCCATTGCGAATATATTTTTGTTACCCATGAGGAATTCCAAAAACTTCCTACATTAGAAGCTGATGTAATCTTTTTGGATGAAGATCCTAAAATTGCCCACTCCTTTCGCAATATACACACCGTATTTATTGGAAAAAAAGATGCCGATCAGCTCTATGAAGCCTACCGATATGGTGTTCGGCATTTTATAGCTTTGGAAGATCTTCCGGATCGCCTTCCAAAACTTCTTCATTATCTCAAAAGTGAAATCGCCGCAAAAAAAGAGGCACAACACAAGATATTTATGCTCAAACAGTATCAAAAAGCGATCGATAGCAGCAATATTTTGTCAAAAACCGATATTAACGGTATTATCACCTATGTCAATGAAGAGTTTTGCAAAATATCGGGCTACTCCAAATCAGAACTTGTTGGATCAAATCATAACATCGTGCGACATCCCGATGTGCCAAAATCGAAATTCAAGGAGTTTTGGGATACGATTTTGGCGAAAAGAATCTGGAAAGGGACGGTAAAAAATCTCGATAAATATGGAAATACATTCTATGTCAACACGACTGTCATTCCAATTCTAGATCAAAAAGGTGAGATTGCCGAATTTGTAGCGATCCGATACGATGTCACAGAAAGTGTCAAGCTACAAGAGAGATTGCAAAGGAAAGAGCGGGAGCTTGCACTGCTCAATAAAGAGCTTGAAAGAAGGGTGGAGGAGAAAACAAAAGAGTTGAGAGTTCTCAATGCAACACTTGAAAAAAGGGTAGAGGAGGAGGTAGAGAAAAACAGGGAGAAAGATCGTTTGATGTTTCAACAGGCACGCTTTGCCTCCATGGGAGAAATGATGGCAAACATCGCTCATCAATGGAGGCAACCGCTGATGGAATTGGGATTGCTTTTATATAAAATGGTTTATGCAAAAGAGAACGAGAAACAAGCGTGCTACGAAAAAGGGAAAAAGCTCCTTTCGCAGATGTCCCAGACTATTCACGACTTTCAAAACTTCTTTAGACCGAACAAGAAAAAAGAGCTTTTTGATCCAAATGAAGCGATTTTACAGGCTGTTTCCATTTTGGAAGGTTCCATAAAGAAAAAAGATATCCAACTTGATTTAGATATGGAAAAAAATCTTGTATGTTACGGATATGAGAATGAATTCTCTCAAGTCATTTTAAATATTTTGTCCAATGCAATCGAAGCTTTTGATGGGCAGAAAGAAAAAAGGATTGCAATAAAAAGTCAAACAGTGAACGATTTTGTTGAAATTGAGATACGAGACAATGCAGGTGGAATAAAAGAAGAATATTTAGATAAAATATTTGAACCATATTTTACAACGAAAAAGAGCAAAAAGGGCACGGGTCTTGGGCTCTATATGTCCAAAATGATCATAGAAGAGAGTATGGAAGGGGGGCTTTTTGTGCAAAACAAACAAGAGGGTGCGAGCTTTATGATTCGATTGAAAAAGGAAAAGAATGGTTTGTGA
- the carA gene encoding glutamine-hydrolyzing carbamoyl-phosphate synthase small subunit produces the protein MKKVWIYLENGLFLEGKSFGSEGTKTGEIVFNTSMTGYQEIVTDPSYAGQFVTFTMPEIGNVGVNEEDMESKRAWAKGIIVRSYQKRYSNFRAQKALDELLKEYDVMGICDIDTRTLTKHVRDNGACMMIASTEIEDQAELAKLLAAAPRIEEIDYIKAVSTKEPYQHTHATYDAKAFCYKPAPEPKAKIYVLDFGVKRNILNHLVEAGLETHVLPHTFDPQEIIEEYNEGKIDGVFLSNGPGDPLILEEVHEKIQKLIDAKIPMFGICLGHQLLSIAHGYPTYKLKFGHHGGNHPVRNEKTKRVEITAQNHNYNVPVGIETVAEVTHKNLFDGTIEGIKYKDEPIFSVQHHPEASPGPHESAYIFEEFTRLILQERKK, from the coding sequence ATGAAAAAGGTTTGGATCTATCTTGAAAATGGTCTTTTTTTGGAAGGAAAAAGTTTTGGAAGTGAAGGGACGAAAACAGGAGAGATAGTATTTAACACTTCCATGACGGGATACCAGGAGATCGTAACCGATCCAAGTTATGCAGGGCAATTCGTCACCTTCACCATGCCAGAAATCGGCAATGTAGGCGTCAATGAAGAGGACATGGAGAGCAAAAGAGCCTGGGCGAAAGGGATAATAGTCAGATCATATCAAAAAAGATACTCCAATTTCAGAGCGCAAAAAGCGTTGGATGAGCTTTTGAAAGAGTATGATGTCATGGGGATTTGTGATATCGATACGAGGACGTTAACGAAACATGTTCGAGACAATGGTGCATGTATGATGATCGCTTCAACGGAGATTGAGGATCAAGCAGAACTTGCAAAACTTTTGGCCGCAGCTCCAAGAATTGAAGAGATTGACTATATCAAAGCGGTTTCAACAAAAGAGCCGTATCAGCATACACATGCTACGTATGATGCGAAAGCTTTTTGCTACAAACCGGCTCCCGAACCAAAAGCAAAAATCTATGTGCTCGACTTTGGTGTGAAAAGAAATATCTTGAATCATCTTGTGGAGGCGGGCTTAGAGACCCATGTGCTTCCCCATACTTTTGATCCACAAGAGATTATAGAGGAGTACAACGAGGGGAAAATTGATGGTGTATTTCTTTCCAATGGGCCTGGAGATCCACTCATCCTGGAAGAAGTGCATGAGAAAATCCAAAAATTGATTGATGCAAAAATTCCGATGTTTGGTATCTGCCTTGGGCATCAGCTCCTTTCCATCGCCCATGGCTATCCTACCTATAAACTCAAGTTCGGTCATCATGGAGGGAACCATCCAGTACGCAACGAAAAGACAAAACGTGTAGAGATTACCGCGCAAAACCACAACTACAATGTTCCAGTCGGCATCGAGACCGTTGCAGAAGTAACGCACAAAAACCTCTTTGATGGTACCATCGAAGGGATTAAGTATAAGGATGAGCCGATTTTCAGTGTACAGCACCATCCAGAAGCGAGTCCCGGGCCACATGAGAGTGCATATATATTTGAAGAGTTTACAAGACTTATTTTACAAGAAAGGAAAAAGTGA
- a CDS encoding adenylosuccinate synthase → MMAADLIVGIQWGDEGKGKIVDLLAQEYNVVCRYQGGHNAGHTIVVDGKTIALHLIPSGILNPKAVNIIGNGVVVSPAALLKEMEQFDNLDGRLLISDKAHLIFKYHEEIDRAKERLRGKNAIGTTGRGIGPAYSDKVSRQGHRIGELKDIDTLHKKILDYFETNKIYFEALGISFPSENELRMELQRYQEVLMPYVVDTTNYLWDLLELGEAKILLEGAQGTMLDIDHGTYPYVTSSNTIAAGACTGLGLAPKDIGKVIGIAKAYCTRVGNGPFPTEDNGEDGERLRKQGHEFGTTTGRPRRCGWFDAVAAKYASRINGCDEMALMKLDVLDGFEKIKVASKYLYEGEEIDYMVSDLENVEPIYLEFEGWDRVEGIRSWKDLPLNAKRYIEAIEELIETKISLISTSPDRADTIKR, encoded by the coding sequence ATAATGGCAGCAGATTTGATAGTTGGAATACAGTGGGGCGATGAAGGAAAAGGGAAAATTGTTGATCTTTTAGCCCAAGAGTATAATGTGGTTTGTCGATACCAAGGTGGTCACAACGCAGGACATACCATTGTGGTAGATGGCAAAACTATTGCATTGCACCTGATCCCTTCCGGTATTTTAAATCCGAAGGCTGTCAATATCATAGGAAACGGAGTCGTTGTCAGTCCGGCGGCACTCTTAAAAGAGATGGAACAGTTTGACAATCTTGACGGAAGGCTGCTTATCAGTGATAAAGCGCACTTGATTTTCAAATATCATGAAGAGATCGACAGAGCCAAAGAGCGCCTTCGGGGGAAAAATGCCATTGGAACCACAGGAAGAGGCATTGGACCGGCATACAGTGACAAAGTGAGTAGGCAAGGTCATAGGATAGGTGAACTCAAAGATATCGATACGCTTCATAAAAAAATTCTTGACTATTTTGAAACGAACAAAATCTATTTCGAAGCTCTCGGGATCTCATTTCCGAGTGAAAATGAACTAAGGATGGAGTTACAAAGGTATCAAGAGGTACTGATGCCTTATGTAGTGGATACTACCAATTATCTGTGGGATCTTTTGGAACTGGGAGAAGCGAAGATTTTACTAGAAGGTGCCCAGGGAACGATGCTCGATATAGACCATGGAACCTATCCATACGTTACCAGCTCCAATACTATCGCAGCGGGTGCCTGTACCGGACTTGGCCTTGCACCAAAAGATATAGGCAAAGTGATCGGTATCGCAAAAGCCTACTGCACAAGAGTTGGCAATGGACCATTTCCTACCGAAGACAATGGTGAAGATGGCGAGAGGTTACGAAAACAGGGACATGAGTTTGGTACAACGACTGGTAGACCGAGACGATGTGGTTGGTTCGATGCGGTTGCCGCAAAATATGCTTCGAGAATCAACGGTTGTGACGAGATGGCTTTGATGAAACTCGATGTCCTTGATGGATTTGAGAAGATAAAAGTGGCCAGCAAATATCTGTATGAGGGCGAAGAGATCGATTATATGGTGAGTGATCTTGAAAATGTTGAACCCATTTATCTTGAATTTGAAGGATGGGATCGAGTCGAAGGGATCCGTTCATGGAAGGACCTTCCACTCAATGCGAAACGCTACATCGAAGCGATAGAGGAGTTGATAGAGACGAAAATCTCTTTGATCTCCACGAGTCCCGATAGAGCCGATACTATTAAACGGTAA
- a CDS encoding TonB-dependent receptor, protein MTKPIVLCFSLATLLFAEALQVQTVTVESSIETEKLSSDQVQFTRQQDLSEILSSTNPEINMVRASAIGNDIVLRGFKRDDINVLIDGAKIYGACPNRMDPPAMHISISQIEKVIVKEGPFDVENFGSMGGMINVVTKDPKPGFSGSIQATIGSFDYKKGAVNFNGGDEKFKFSLGFVRESSGQYEDGSGRTLVEQNWAVLGKTNPNAYKEQYKNMDAYKRGVVRGKFIYDIDENQQLKVRLYSDKANDVLYPAFQMDAQLDETIMLNADYTIKHLSTYSDKLVLSAYYDRVKHDMGTEFRNAPGMLYRTHRAKSETKGVKLKNIFLIGAWNMETGIDVSKRGWNGVCLNEPSKTPRQVRIPDVDTINRGVFIKGTRKYGSWDLKAGIRYDWTNIDTNVQWNNNPLIPAPVVNYYSNKTSRDFNDISANVVAKYHFNDTDALFFAIGQGIRVPDANELYFIAYNKNLTNPWVRRGNPDLKEVKNREVDFGYEGSLGEVGNYRVTLFYSDLKDYIYAYKDSAGTLTYTNIDAHIYGAAFDSAYSVGEYGLLEAKMAYQRGEKDDQIAGQSDDDMAMVPPFHASVSYSYDTGDYFASAEIRYSAKWNNYDSDNGEQAIKSWTVVNLKASKKISSQFSIDVGVDNLFDQDYAVNNTYVGRALVSGAVPLLIHEPGRYLYTNLRYTF, encoded by the coding sequence ATGACAAAGCCTATTGTTCTGTGTTTTTCATTGGCTACCCTTTTATTTGCCGAGGCGCTTCAGGTCCAGACGGTTACTGTTGAATCGAGTATCGAAACGGAGAAACTGAGCTCTGATCAGGTACAATTTACAAGACAGCAGGACTTAAGCGAAATATTAAGCTCTACCAATCCTGAAATCAACATGGTTCGTGCTAGTGCCATTGGCAATGATATCGTGCTACGAGGGTTTAAAAGAGATGACATAAATGTTTTGATCGACGGGGCAAAGATATACGGTGCATGTCCAAACAGAATGGATCCACCCGCAATGCATATCTCCATTTCACAAATTGAGAAGGTGATAGTCAAAGAGGGCCCGTTTGACGTAGAGAATTTTGGTAGTATGGGTGGAATGATCAATGTTGTCACAAAAGATCCAAAACCGGGATTTTCTGGATCCATTCAGGCTACGATCGGGAGCTTTGATTATAAAAAAGGAGCGGTCAACTTTAACGGTGGCGATGAAAAGTTCAAATTTTCCCTTGGTTTTGTGAGAGAATCGAGTGGGCAGTATGAAGATGGATCTGGAAGAACGCTTGTAGAGCAAAACTGGGCAGTCCTTGGAAAGACTAATCCAAATGCTTATAAAGAGCAATATAAGAATATGGATGCGTATAAACGAGGTGTAGTTCGAGGAAAGTTCATTTATGACATCGATGAAAATCAACAGTTAAAAGTGAGACTTTACAGCGATAAAGCGAACGATGTTCTCTATCCTGCATTTCAAATGGATGCGCAGCTGGATGAGACGATCATGCTCAATGCCGACTATACCATCAAACATCTTTCTACCTATTCGGATAAACTGGTACTGAGCGCCTACTATGATCGGGTCAAACACGATATGGGTACAGAGTTTAGAAATGCACCTGGAATGCTGTATCGAACCCATAGAGCCAAAAGCGAGACGAAAGGCGTCAAGCTTAAAAATATATTTTTGATTGGTGCTTGGAATATGGAAACAGGAATCGATGTGAGCAAGAGAGGGTGGAATGGAGTGTGCCTGAATGAACCTTCCAAAACACCAAGACAGGTGCGTATTCCTGATGTCGATACGATCAACCGAGGAGTTTTTATCAAAGGGACTAGAAAATATGGTTCTTGGGATCTGAAAGCTGGCATTCGGTATGACTGGACCAACATAGATACTAATGTCCAGTGGAACAACAATCCTTTGATTCCTGCACCTGTGGTAAATTACTACAGCAACAAGACTTCAAGAGACTTTAATGATATTAGTGCAAATGTCGTTGCAAAATACCATTTCAATGATACAGATGCACTCTTTTTTGCTATCGGTCAAGGTATAAGAGTACCGGATGCGAATGAACTCTATTTCATAGCGTATAACAAAAATTTGACAAATCCTTGGGTCCGTAGAGGTAATCCAGATCTCAAAGAGGTAAAAAACAGAGAAGTCGACTTTGGATATGAGGGAAGTCTAGGAGAGGTTGGCAACTACAGAGTAACTCTTTTTTACAGCGATCTCAAAGACTATATCTATGCATATAAAGATAGTGCCGGTACGCTTACCTACACAAATATCGATGCCCATATCTACGGAGCGGCTTTCGATTCAGCATATAGCGTTGGGGAGTATGGACTCCTTGAAGCTAAAATGGCCTATCAACGAGGTGAAAAGGATGATCAAATAGCAGGACAAAGTGATGATGATATGGCGATGGTCCCGCCATTTCATGCAAGTGTAAGCTATTCTTACGATACTGGGGACTATTTTGCATCAGCTGAGATTCGATACAGTGCGAAATGGAACAATTATGATAGTGACAACGGCGAACAGGCTATTAAAAGTTGGACGGTTGTGAACCTAAAGGCTTCCAAGAAGATCTCTTCGCAATTTTCTATTGATGTAGGAGTCGACAACCTTTTTGATCAAGATTATGCCGTGAACAATACCTACGTAGGACGAGCACTTGTTTCTGGAGCCGTACCACTGCTTATTCATGAGCCCGGACGATATCTCTATACAAATCTACGCTACACTTTTTGA
- a CDS encoding DUF507 family protein: MRLRVAHAPYVANKIAIDLVKSGFVTFTSGVEPVVRVAQEILEEELKKEAALDERVRELIEAKEEEEDPDLMLADRKQLFWMIKKKLAPEYGVILNYEDKYNDIAHQILKKLYEEDLINYSVPDNKVKNVIYDAITSYIKTYDEIEDIVLEKIANYKRKLIPGSEEFELVFKKMFEDELKRRGMLV, translated from the coding sequence ATGAGATTACGTGTGGCGCACGCCCCTTATGTGGCCAATAAAATTGCGATCGATTTAGTAAAAAGCGGCTTCGTCACTTTTACAAGTGGCGTGGAGCCGGTTGTGCGGGTGGCTCAAGAGATATTGGAAGAGGAGCTGAAAAAAGAGGCTGCATTGGATGAACGGGTCCGTGAACTCATTGAAGCAAAAGAGGAAGAAGAGGATCCCGATTTGATGCTTGCCGACAGAAAACAGCTCTTTTGGATGATTAAAAAGAAATTGGCACCCGAATATGGTGTGATTTTGAATTATGAAGATAAATATAACGATATCGCCCACCAGATTTTGAAAAAACTGTACGAAGAGGATCTGATCAACTATTCCGTTCCTGACAACAAAGTGAAAAATGTGATCTACGATGCCATCACCAGTTACATTAAAACATATGACGAGATCGAAGATATCGTTTTGGAAAAGATTGCCAACTATAAAAGAAAACTGATTCCAGGTAGCGAAGAGTTTGAACTCGTATTTAAGAAGATGTTCGAAGATGAACTGAAACGTCGGGGGATGCTTGTATGA